One part of the Olleya sp. YS genome encodes these proteins:
- a CDS encoding universal stress protein — translation MKKLLVPTDFSKEAENAVKVAAQLARKHDCEIILLHMLELPFNQLNAGGMPADLPEAVYFMKLAHKEFETVMKKDYLKGITVYETVDFNEISTGILETCRKHDVDLIVMGSHGAEGLKELFIGSTTEKIVRTSNTPVLVIKNEHENFDIKEFVFASDFKNDNKETYVQAVKLAELFDAKIHLLNVNTPSNFTTTAASKVRMMEFIENNPFDNYTLNIYNDETVEKGILNFSRIVDADLIGISTHGRQGIAHFFNGSISEDLVNHAKRPVITFKI, via the coding sequence ATGAAAAAATTACTTGTACCAACAGACTTTTCTAAAGAAGCAGAAAATGCGGTTAAAGTAGCTGCTCAATTAGCCAGAAAACATGATTGCGAGATCATACTTTTACATATGTTAGAGCTTCCTTTTAACCAGTTAAACGCTGGTGGAATGCCTGCTGATTTACCTGAAGCTGTTTATTTTATGAAATTGGCGCACAAAGAATTTGAGACAGTCATGAAAAAAGACTATTTAAAAGGAATTACTGTGTATGAAACTGTAGATTTTAACGAAATTTCTACTGGAATTCTTGAAACTTGTAGAAAACATGATGTAGATTTAATAGTTATGGGATCTCATGGTGCAGAAGGATTGAAAGAATTATTTATAGGGTCTACTACTGAAAAGATTGTTCGTACTTCCAACACACCTGTATTAGTAATTAAAAATGAGCACGAAAATTTTGATATCAAAGAATTTGTTTTTGCATCCGATTTTAAAAATGATAATAAAGAAACCTATGTACAAGCTGTGAAATTAGCAGAGTTATTTGATGCTAAAATCCACTTGTTAAACGTTAATACACCTAGTAATTTTACAACTACTGCTGCTTCTAAAGTTAGAATGATGGAGTTTATTGAAAATAACCCTTTTGATAATTACACGCTAAATATCTACAATGATGAAACGGTAGAAAAAGGTATTTTAAACTTTTCTAGAATTGTTGATGCTGATTTGATTGGGATTAGCACTCATGGACGACAGGGAATTGCTCACTTTTTTAATGGAAGTATTAGTGAAGATTTAGTTAATCACGCTAAAAGACCAGTAATTACTTTTAAAATATAA
- the rimP gene encoding ribosome assembly cofactor RimP → MFIEQVKSLLEDALAERQDLFLIDFSVTNNTDIKIIIDGDQGVKVEDCIFISRAIEHNMDREEHDFALEVMSAGASAPLTLPRQYPKHVGRVLEVKTATQKIEGALTAANDEVFTLEWKAREPKPVGKGKVTVNKKENIAYKDVVEAKVIIKF, encoded by the coding sequence ATGTTTATAGAACAAGTAAAATCATTATTAGAAGACGCACTAGCAGAACGTCAGGATTTATTTCTGATAGATTTTAGTGTGACCAACAATACAGATATCAAAATAATAATTGATGGTGATCAAGGCGTAAAAGTTGAAGATTGTATTTTTATAAGTCGTGCTATAGAGCATAACATGGATAGAGAAGAGCATGATTTTGCTCTAGAGGTCATGTCAGCTGGAGCTTCTGCACCATTGACACTGCCAAGACAATACCCTAAGCATGTAGGACGTGTTTTAGAGGTTAAAACAGCTACGCAAAAAATAGAAGGAGCTTTAACTGCTGCTAATGATGAAGTGTTTACTTTAGAATGGAAAGCAAGAGAGCCAAAACCAGTTGGTAAGGGTAAAGTTACCGTTAATAAAAAAGAAAATATTGCCTACAAAGATGTTGTAGAAGCAAAAGTTATAATAAAATTTTAA